A region of the Leishmania panamensis strain MHOM/PA/94/PSC-1 chromosome 21 sequence genome:
GAGCTTTgtctgtcgccgccgctgaagACTTGGCCAGAAATCCACGCCCATGCCGAAGCGGCGGTACAGGGGTGCGCACTCGTACATCAGCATCCACCGAGGCTGCGTCCTTTCGAGTTGCTTTCAGTTTCGGGCCAAGCTTGCGGGTGGCTACCGCGGTTGACACTTCAGCAGCTCTAGCAGCTTTGTCTTCTATGTCTGCGGCACGAGGTGGTAGGTGAGGTCGGAAAATGTTGGCAAGTTCGCTGTATGCCTCCTTCTTGCGTGGTGGCACGATGGCCCACGTGCTGGAGAGGTCCGCGATGAGGATGGGGAGGGGCACATTGAGTCGGTTCGGGTCCGCCGCGAGACAACCCATGACGTATACCGTGAACCCGCTCACCTGCTCTGGCAGGATGCCGTAAGCAAGGAAGACGTCCACCGACGGAGGCGAGACGAGTTGGGCGGCCGCCATCAGGTCCGTGTTGGTGAGGTACTTGAGGTGCTCGCGAGTGCCCTTGAGCACTTGCTGCTTCAGCCGCTCCCGACactgctcctccaccatcATCAAGCGCCGCACGTTTGTCTCATGGGTAACGATCTCGCgcgcccaccgccgctgcgccgtcttcATGGCACGCAGGTAGACCCCTAGCTCCTCCATGGCCTGCTTGCCAGCTGCCGAGCTCGCAGCAGTCACCAGAGCAGCACTATTCGGCTTAGCGGCAGCGTGGCACGCGGCCCTCCCCAGGCGAtacgcgctgctgtgcatcgTTTCCGTGCACGAAAATagcgatgcgcagcagcggtttAGCTCAATGAGGTCCCCTTcctctgtgtgggggtgtgggtgggtgggtgcgctTTCTACTCCTCCTCCGGCTGTATGGTGGTACGGTGGTGTCAGTAGGCAAGCACGAGTAGCAGAGACACAGGAccggggggaaggggggctgGCTGGTGACTGGtaggggaaaagagggaaggagcggcttagcagcgctgcagcaccctcACCACAGTCACTTCGAgtacgaaaaaaaaaatgaagagaggaggggagggggagggggccgtgaggaggggggggagggagggagggagggagggacggacggacgacgacgccgaccCCCGACCCCGACCACCGACCGACGTACGTACTCCTTCGTNNNNNNNNNNNNNNNNNNNNagagacgagagagagagagagagagagagagagagggggggggggggggggggggggggggggggggggggggggaggaggaggccgaaCACGTccgcgcacccccccccccacatgCGATCTCTCTTGTCAAAGAAGCGAAGCACATTCGAGGGCTTTCTTATCCAtgcagcacacacatgcagggGAATCCGTTGCGTCACCTAGGGCTTAGGGTGGGATAGTTGGGTGGGCTGCGAGTCGCTCCCACGCAGACAGTGGGGGAGGGCTGGGTGAGAAgcgcaccgagagagagggggggagggtagggagaaagaggaagacgtgCCCGCGTCTGCGCTGCCTTCGTCAGCTTCGATCgacttacacacacacttctcGTGCAATTTGAGGGCTAACACCCCTAGacacgaacacacacgcacacacctggCGTATACAGACTGTCTCCATGACCTGGCCAACAGGCTCGCACCTCTACCCACACGCTAGACGTCTTCGCGTGCCCTCTTGAGGCCTCTGTCCGTGATGCCGCGGCTAGCGTACTGCGAGATGTCGGCCATGTCCTGCACACTGACCCACTCTTGGCGGCGAGGGAAGTGCAGCCGCACCGCACCGCCCTGCATCTGTCGAGCTGGTGGAATGCGAAACGGCCGCTGCGCGTTCGCCTCCGCTTTGGGGTAGTAGGACGTGTAGAAGGCACTGCTGGTACTGCTGCCTGAAGGACCACCGTGGCCCGCCTTGCGCTGGAGAGTGCCGAAGCCAGTGCCGCGTTGACCAagcggctgcttcgcgtAGATATCTGAGAAAATGGAATTCACGTAGCGGACAaccgcggtggtggcgctgtggtgggcacccacaccagcaactcccgcagcagtggcgcggcCTCCTGCGCTGAGGCCGGTAGCCCTCTCGCCACCGGAGTTGTGTAGTTGATCTAGCAGCTTCCCCAAGGCCTCTCTGGCATGACCGCTCGACGCCGGGTCGACGTCGCTCTTGGTTCCTGCGCCGGCAGCTTGGTTGGTGGACGAAGACGATGACACCATCGTCACCTCGCGCCGCAGCTCTTTTAGCAAGTCCTCAAAAAACGCAAAGGAGGTGTGGGATGGTGCGCGGAAGTGCTGCGAGCGCACGAGCTCAAAGTACAAGGCGGCTCGAGCGGGCGGCAGGCTCTCCAAAGCGGACAGACACGCCTGCAGAGTGGATCGAAACGCCCGCGCCTGAGCAACTGTAAAAGACATAGTCGACACAGGATACGATGCGGAAGGGGGCACCGCTGTCGTAGTGGTAGCGCCGGTTGCGGTGATAGTGGTGGACAGCGACGGCTGTCCGCTTGTCGTGACTGCCGCTGAGACTGCCGAAGACGAGgacgccactgcagcagctgcagcgtcgcttgAGACTCTTGTCGCTCTCGGAACCTCAGCCGCCTCCGTCTTCACACTGCCGCTCTCCATCGCCATCAGCAGCTCCGTTATCAGCGGCTCGGGTACCAGCCGGCGTTGTTTCCATCGGCGCACAAATCTCTGGCACTTCTCACGCCACGCCGGCTGGCCCGCTCCGTGGATAGACGCGAAGGCGGCGGGAGCTAACGTCCAAAACTCGGTGAGAACGGCTGCCAGTGCCTGATCAGCCTCACTCGATGTCGagggcgaggcggaggcggtacGGACGAGTGTAGCGTCCAGCAAGCACAGTATCGGAAAGCACGACTCGACCCGATCAGTCGTAAAGCGCTGAGccatggcgacggcgatgcgATGCGGCACGACACGCGCTtgcagcacagccgcacTCGCGGTGTCCTGCGCTTGCGTGATCTTCTCCTTGGActcccgctgcagctcatcaaGGGTAGCCTGAAACACGTCCATAGCTGATAACgatggcagtggtggcagtcgctgctgtgcagagGATGTAATacggagaggggagatgaggtgaggggagaggctgAATGATTAGGACAGGGGTGTGTTTTCGAATGGCAgcaacacgcacagaaacacggcagtggcggtggcagtgtcAGTAGAAGTCgtgtgcacagagagagagagggggggagggagggagcgagggaccaaggggagggggaacgaTGTatcaagagagaggtggtagAGAGCATAGGCATACGAAACGCAAAtgagaggaggcagtggtggtggtggtgtcgctTTACCCCACTCCCTTctctcgtctccctctccctcggtATTTCCCACGCATGTGCGCGCCACAAGGCAAGACACGGAAACTTTCTGGGAGAGCGCAAGACAGGGAGATGGATTTCGCCTCTGGCTCATAGAGCCTGAACgcgtgtgtttgcgtgtctgtctgcgCCCCTGCGCATTGGTGCGCGGATGCACGGGTACACAGAGTTACAGAACAATAGGAAATCGACCGGGGCAAGAGAAgtagggaggagaaaggggggaaaggtgCTAGAAGTAAAGAGAGCGGTAGGGTGTGTGGCAAGCTTGCAAGGAGAGGCGCCAGGAGAACAGTGTGCCTCGGCCCCTCAGCAACGTatccttccctccctcccccacccctcacacacacacacacacgcacagtgcacctccgctgccttCTCCCGCTTTTTCTCGCACCACCGCTCACACGGAAGCGTCGAGCCACCAGacggaaaagaagaagagcgaaaacGATCCGCGACTTCGGCCACACAACTGCCACCGCCTGCGCTCTTCACTTTTGCCTGAGGGTATTTGGGGCTGATGTGCGTGTCGCTCTCCAGCTGCACGCCCGGCAGAAGTGTggatggagaagggggtgatAATGCGGTAGCAACGAAGAGTAGCAGGCGCTTTAGCCGCTGCGCCCTCCAGTGGGCAAAGGCACGAGGTaggatgaggaagacgaaaaggaggtgaaggagggagggcaacGAAGAGCGCGCTAAGAGGGAAGGCTACTGCGCCTTGAAGCACTGACACACAGTTGCAATGGGCGTGAGGGAAGCGAGACACCCTTAACTGCACGAGTCGCAGTGGGCTGGACGTACACGGCTTTCTGCCCTGCCCTGCCACCTCCCTCAAAGACATGTCGCCGTGTGTcaacgcagccgccgcccGTGCGAGAGGTACTCGTACACTCGCTCATCACGATCACGCTTTCGGTATGCGTTCGCGTGCACACTGGGAgtggcgctgtcgcctcgTTTCGTCCGGCACCCCACCGAGTCTGCGCCGAGTGGCGGtgtacatacacacagagatgcAGCCACCGATGAACACGGCGAGATGGACGGCAGCTCCGCGACAGGCACAGTGAACTCCTCCGTCCGCGGGCGACGCGATGGGGGTGAAACGCCAGTGGATGTCATCTCAGCAGCAtcgtgctcctcctcgtccaaCATGCTCTTCTCGTGCTGGTGCATCGTGGCGACCGTCACGCCATCTACTGTGCGCTTGCGATCAGCAAACTTCGTTACGCCGGAGGGCACAGATGGGTACCAGGTCAGCGCTaggggcggcggtgccagcaCGTCGTCAGCGgtgagctgcgcgaggaagCTGGAGCGTCGCCCCTCTGCGCACGCTGCGTACAGTGCCTGCAGCGTGCGTGAGGAAAGCGGGGAGCGCGATTcgccgcggtgctgctgctgattctGACGGGCAAGGGCAGCTGTGATAGGATCCGCAGGTGGTGGGAAGGCGAGTGACACTCcggaagcggcagccgcagcgagaGGGTGCACATACAGGCGCTGGGCGTCGCGGCTCACCCCACATCGCTCGACTGGCGCCTCATCTTGCCTAGCAACCTCATCTtcctcagcgccgctgccggtaGCGGTGCCATGGTCAATCTCTGCTGGAGCTACAACACCGGTCTCCTCACTCTCCCACGCcgaaggcggcggagctgaTTGTGGAGAGGCAATGAAGAGCGGTGACTGCCAGTGGCGATCATGGCTCCCACTGATTAGTGGGGCAGACGCtagtgctggcgctgcgccactgctcACACCGCTGCCAAGCGTTGGGAGTGGCAGCGGACAGCACGGAAAACCTGCTTGGTaagcgccgccgtcagtCGCGGAATTGGATGGTGGCGCAGTAgctactgcagctgcagctgctctggGCATGCTCGACTGCATTGGTACCACAACCGTACACATGCACGTGCCCGCACCATCATTCGGCATGGCGTGCGTCGCCAGCGATGTCTCACTAAAGGGCACACGCGACGTCATGCGCTAAGAGAAGTGGACCCCCACCACGGGTGCGTCGCTGTGGTACTGAGTGATTCTGTTAACTAGGCAAAAGAAGAGGGCAGAGCTCTGCTCCTCCTAACCTTACTACTCCTCTCTCTATACTGCTTCCCCTTCCACTATCAGCTCAGCGGCTCGCTgcgcacacccgcacacccaGCCACACACGGTGAGATATGCGTATCCTGTGAGATGGGTTGCCGTTACTCATTATGTGGAGCGCGAGATCAAACAGTGTCGGTGTGGGCAGGTGCATCAGTATTTACGTGTacgagcaaaagagagagaggaagtaAGAGCGAGATAGCGCGTGGAGACGCGCGTGAGTGCAgtgcggagagaggagggatcGGTGCCAAAGACGAGCAGGAGAAGcatgagagaaagagaagtcAGTGCAGAAACACATGCACTTCTTAGctcttcatctctttctctctccatgtGTGGGCCtgctcgacagcagcagagacacCTCGGTTGGAAGTGCAATCACccgggggagagagggaagggagaagggtggTTGCCAGTTGTGACCTGACCACACGATGCAACCACAGCTCCGGTTTGGAAGCTTCTCGCTGCGACGCCGATGATAGCTGTGTCGGCGCCCCCTTTTATCCGCTGTTTAACAGTCGGTGTCGTCGATATAACCGTACACTGTACAAAGCCTCAACCCTCTTTACTGCTACTGCGTGCGCCTCCCGTGATGAGCTGCGTATCCTCATCAAAAGCCGCGTCAAGGCTTAGCTAGAGCCTCTTTCCttgtttttccttcgctTTAGGGTGGCCACTCTGCGTtaacaacaacagcaccgcACACTCATCATCACACAACGCGCGCACGGACGCCTACGGCACCGCGGGGCCTTCTCTCACGCAACGCCACGTCAGCTCTGCGTGTTCAAGTCCGTGCGCGAGAAAGACACCaagacgcgcgcacgcggtgCATCGAGTAAAGACAAAATGGGAAACCTAGCgggaaacaaaaagagagtaTTTTAGCgaggcaccgccacccaTCATCGACGTCTTCCGCCGGAACACTTCAGTCCCCgatggctgctgcgctgccctgCACTCCTCTAGCCAAATGCCTCTCTCTAACTCAAACCTAAGTCCCTGCGCagatccacacacacacacacacgcccgtTACCCCTCCACCTGGCGTTGAAGCactccactcccccccccctattcGCACGGCACGCACAAAAATAAGCACTCACGCAAGCGTGTCTAGCGTATCACCTTTGGTGACTGTGACACGCTACGCCTGCTGTAGTGCCTCGGGTGTGAGTAAGGTTATCGCCACTTTCGACGAgcgtgcctcctccaccactccCGCAAACGCCTCGCGAGATGCCGCGCCACAGAGCACCATAACTCGCATAGCTGTTGACGGAGAAAATGGTAACGACGCACTCCCTTCCTCTGACGCTTCGGAATCGGTATTCGCCGCCACTGTGGTGCTCTCCACCGgttgcaccaccgccgcaccccCTACGTTGCGCTCCATATCCGTTGCCGCCGTCTCGAGGAGTGCAGCAAGAAGATGCTTCGGCTCCAACAACGCATCCACCAGCACGCCTTCGACGAGGGTGGAGGACCCCGCAGCATCGGTGCAGGTCCGTACGTACGCCTCATGCGACTCTGGTGCCATGTCATCACGCAGCAAGAGTTTCACGCTGACACCACCGCCCCGTACGGGATGCTGCCTGAGTAACGCTTTCACCTCAGCTGTTGAGACGGAGGTGCAGTCTACGATGGCCATAAAGCGCTGGTGGTTTTCGATGGCCCGTACGCGCACGTAACCCTCGAGGTGGAAGGCCCcgcgcagctctgcatcCTTGGCAAACGCCTCCTGCCACGTGGACGGCCGTCCATCAGCCAGACCCGATTGAACTGACAAGAGTGGAGCCACCTGGTCGACATCCGTCCACACTGGCAGTTGGTGACCGCGCCCAAGTGTGTGCAAGGCGTGCtgaacagcagcgcacgcctcGCTGGCCTCCGGAGCACCAGCCAGGGCTTGTGGTTTGGCGGATGCATCCGGCGACGCCTGCCAGGTCACCGAAACACTGTTGTGTCCAGTACGATGGTAGAGCACCTCATCCGTCACGGCAGACCGTGTCACTGTCACGATAGAGCTAAAGTGCCTGTACACCAGCTGTGCGAAGGAGTTGACATCACTGTACCCTGTCGACCACATAGGGGCGTACTTCTCTAAGATCGGCCAGCTGCTTCGCAGACGTGCAATAagctccttctccgtccAGCCCTCGTACGGAATCCCGGCTGCAACGCGGCGGAGGGCAGCCGCCCAGTCAAGCGGCACGACACTTAACACATAATTCTTCGCATTGCCTCCGCTCCTGCTTTCGACAACGATCTGGGTAAAGTAGCAATGGAGCTGCAGTGTTCGCCACACGGCCGTccgccacgcagcagcagtcgtcGATGCTACTCGCTCGCTCCCTGTACTCGTTCCCCTCGTCTCCACAAAGCCAAAGTGCCTCTCGAAGGTGTCCTCCATCTTTTCCACAGGGACTGCCGCGTGTCCAGCCgccaggtgcagcagccgcagcatctCCTGCGTGTGCCCAGTGACACGCAGCAACATGTCATTCAGACCGTCACCACTTGCCGAGGGCCTGGCTGttgtggaggtggcggcgtgcCGACACTGAGTGCTGAGGTTAGTGACGATTCCTGCTGAGGTGCTGTGGCGGGGGGACGGTGCCGGTGCACGGGGGCTCTGATGCGATGTAAGCGGTAGTgctacggctgctgcggtcatATTTCGGCGAGCGCTGCATGGGAAACCACAGACGTACCCCACCACGGCATATGTGGACGCCGTCGAGGAAGCTCTACGCAGAAGCATTGCGCAATCGATGAAGCGCCTGTgagctctgtgtgtgtgtatgtgtgtgtagctCCGGGTCTTGTTCGTGATCGTCggcagtctctctctctctgtgtaccttgagaaagagagagagagagacgccaatctgcgagggggaggaggaggaaggggacgGTGGGTCGGAGAGTGCATACAGCTATGCCAGAAGCGCACCGGCAGgcaagaaaacaaagaactgaggagaggaggtcgTCAGTAGAGCGAAGcgggggcggaggaggcgcttgTGCGATCGacaaccctcccccccccccccgcgtgCGGGGATTAGCAGGTAGCGCACAAGACAGGGAAGggagcagcgatgcagcacatgcacaccgtTGAGGTGCATGTGATGACACGTCTCTAGGTGCCCAGTGCCTGTGTCTCCTTCCTCCATTCCCCACCAcaagcaccacctcctcgagagagagaatctCGCTCGCCGGCGTCGCACTCAGTGTTACTGTTGCGGTTGTGGTCACCTTATTGACGAGAAAGCGAAAACAGACAAATTTGTGTGTAGATCGAGTTAACGTTGGCGTGTTAACTTGAAAATTGATTAACGCCTGCATCGCTATTGTTGTTGCGGTGAGAGGGGAGTGGGTGGGATGCGCCCCATCCAGCACTCTCTTAACGGTcggtgggtgggcgggtggtggtggtggtggtgcggggtTGTCTTCGTCATTTAACGCCGATCCCCCCGTCCTTGTTATCGATGTCCCAGTGGCGCTTGCGCATCGCACCGCAGACGCAGAAAGGCAGAGATGAAGTCGTAGGGGTATGTGGAAGTACGCACGCAGGATCGCAAGAccgcgcccctccctctgcaaTCTGCGCATTCCCTGTCGCTCCTATCTCCCTCGTTGGGCAGGAGCAGGAGTGTTtacgcctcctgcagcgtgtACTTCCATAGCCGCTGCTTCACCTCGTGAACGTGGCTCACCGGCACGCGGAACACCACTACCTCGCCGTTGCTCCCACCCTCTTCGTGAATGTCCTTCAAGAGCGCCTTCAGCGGCTCATCCACGTTGGCGTTGAGGACGTGCATCGCAGGCGGAACTTTCACATTGGGTTTCGTGTAGCGGAATGAGTTGCGTACCACGAGCTTCATGGAAACCAGCGCCACACCAGAGGCGCCAGCGTTAGCCGCGTTAGACGCCTTGTCATTCCCGCCCTTCTGTGCATCGGCAGAGACACCAGCAGTGGCAATCAAGGCAGGACCCAGTGCCTTGAATACGACGTGCGTGGACTTGGCGATGGCGTCCATTACGGCCGCCTCCGACGTGTCGTGCAGCAGGATGCAGCGACCAGGACGACCGACACGGGCTGTACGTCCAGCGCGGTGCACGAACGTGTCTGAGGCAAGCGCGTCCCGTGGCAGGTTCAGCATGAGAACGGTATCCACCTCTGTAAAATCGAGTCCACGCGCCGCGACATCGGTACACAGCAACACCTGCGCGACACCGCAGTTGAAGTCTTCGATGGCAGCTACACGATCCGGCACATCCTTCTGCGCCGTGAGAGCGCGCACAACGagcgatgatgacgatgaGAGCTGTGATGAAGATacagctgcggcaacggTCGAGGTGCTCTTCCTGTCACCCTTCTTGTCGTGTTTCTTCATGctgggcagcggcgccttcttcgcctccgtAGCGCAGGCCTTCACCGACGTCGCCGTGTGCAGGCTGGCCTCCAGAGACGTCAGTTGCTTCAGCGTGCCGAAGACAACAACGCGGCCATTGAAGGTAACATTCTCCTTCAACAGACGCGCCGCTGTCCGAACGCGGTCTGCCACGCTGCACGTCTCGTGGAAGCACTCCAGCTGTGGCGGCAACTTCGCAGACCCAACAGTAATGAGTTGGTAGTAGTACTTCTTTACGCCGAGGAATCCGGCCTTCAGAACCCAGTTAGGGATGGTCGCCCCGCAGAGGACGTAGTGGTGCGCGCGGAAGTCGCTCAGCAGCCCGTCCGCCAACGAGCCGTTTTCCCTGCGGATAAACTTCAGCAGATTCTTCATGCGCCGACCCACCGCAGAGAAGCGCGGGCCGAGGGTGGTGTCCACCTCATCCACAACAatcgcacgcacacgagcgGGGGAGAGGATGCCTGCCTCACGCCGGGCCCCGTGGCCGGTGATCGCCTCGGTCTCGTCTTCATCAGACAcagacgccgccgcgtcaccatcatcgtcgtcctcatcctcccccgctgccacagctgtaacctgctgcggctgcctcgcgCTGCGTGGACGCTTCCTACCAGACAGACGGGcttcctgctgcacctcagcctcctcgacagcagtcgcggcggcggcaacacggTGGCCGCGGATTGCCTCGTCAATGCTGTGCACCGTCCCAACAAGGATGTCGACGACTTTGCCGTCAGGACTGGGATGCAAGTCGTCGAAATCGGCCACGGCAATGCGCAGGCTGGTTTGCCTACCGTAGatcttctccagcacgcTCTTCGTCTGCATAGCGAGGTCATTACTGAAGACAAACACCACCAAGAAGGGGCCTGCAGCAACGCTGGTGTCTGCGtgttgctggtgctgctccagGAGCAGGTGGCGTTCAATCAGCGGTAGGGCGTAGGCAAGggtcttgccgctgccggtgcgacTGTGCAGAATGACGTCACGACCATTAAAAATGCCGCGGTAGCATTGCGCCtggcacggcagcagcccgTCAAATTTCATCTTCTGCCTGAGCACCTTGGCTGTCGAGGCCGTCATAAGCGCCGTCTTGACCGAGTTGGCATGGTGATGGGGGTCggccagcgcctcctcagTCTTCTTTTCGGAGAAGTGCAGCTTTTCCACGATCACCTCCCTCTGAAGGCGGTCGAACGTGGTGTCCACGCACTCGTCCACGTGAAAAACAACAGTACCGGTCCTCTTGACCTTATTCCGGCTACGGTGTGCGCCGCCCGCCGTTTCCCAGCTGTAGACGCTCATTGATGATGAGAAATACTGAGGAATGCGGAGTAGGGTGAAGAAGCACGAGGAAAGGGGCTGAGTGCTGCAAGACGGACTTTACCGAAGTAGCTTAATCATGAATGGGTGTTCAATTTTTTCGCTGTTGCGTGCGTTGCTTAGgtagcggcggcagcagtggatgCTACGCGTCCTTACTACGCCTCTGAGCGtgcaggagagaaagaggcagagacggATGATGAAGGGGGGTGCAGGCCCAGTCGCTGTAGACGTACTTCGAGGGGGGCatggaaggagggaggagtaaaaacgaggaagagagggacgcAGGAGGAAGTCAAAAAATCCCCAGAGTCTCCACACAGCGCAGGggaacgcacacacatgcgcacgtgcCAGCGCCTGGTGTCGGTGGTCGTGGGGGGGATTGAAGGGGAGGCTGCAAACGCCACCCAA
Encoded here:
- a CDS encoding hypothetical protein (TriTrypDB/GeneDB-style sysID: LpmP.21.0600); amino-acid sequence: MHSSAYRLGRAACHAAAKPNSAALVTAASSAAGKQAMEELGVYLRAMKTAQRRWAREIVTHETNVRRLMMVEEQCRERLKQQVLKGTREHLKYLTNTDLMAAAQLVSPPSVDVFLAYGILPEQVSGFTVYVMGCLAADPNRLNVPLPILIADLSSTWAIVPPRKKEAYSELANIFRPHLPPRAADIEDKAARAAEVSTAVATRKLGPKLKATRKDAASVDADVRVRTPVPPLRHGRGFLAKSSAAATDKALVPRVVCSSSKRLQAQRRMTTTSTSAPASSSLSLSSPAAAATQLSTLPRGAKREESASKTAACRNNRSGSSAISCSQFQPMASLPQLRRQPALRPVDKAATAALAEELQLPDTERAAFCRFAETSLHEMVLALSALPVPHKRNHRSGSSKAKRSAKTQPRGVQLLMKEWLPIAAEEWVRKTRRQKSFYMRD
- a CDS encoding hypothetical protein (TriTrypDB/GeneDB-style sysID: LpmP.21.0610); the protein is MDVFQATLDELQRESKEKITQAQDTASAAVLQARVVPHRIAVAMAQRFTTDRVESCFPILCLLDATLVRTASASPSTSSEADQALAAVLTEFWTLAPAAFASIHGAGQPAWREKCQRFVRRWKQRRLVPEPLITELLMAMESGSVKTEAAEVPRATRVSSDAAAAAVASSSSAVSAAVTTSGQPSLSTTITATGATTTTAVPPSASYPVSTMSFTVAQARAFRSTLQACLSALESLPPARAALYFELVRSQHFRAPSHTSFAFFEDLLKELRREVTMVSSSSSTNQAAGAGTKSDVDPASSGHAREALGKLLDQLHNSGGERATGLSAGGRATAAGVAGVGAHHSATTAVVRYVNSIFSDIYAKQPLGQRGTGFGTLQRKAGHGGPSGSSTSSAFYTSYYPKAEANAQRPFRIPPARQMQGGAVRLHFPRRQEWVSVQDMADISQYASRGITDRGLKRAREDV
- a CDS encoding hypothetical protein (TriTrypDB/GeneDB-style sysID: LpmP.21.0620); the encoded protein is MTSRVPFSETSLATHAMPNDGAGTCMCTVVVPMQSSMPRAAAAAVATAPPSNSATDGGAYQAGFPCCPLPLPTLGSGVSSGAAPALASAPLISGSHDRHWQSPLFIASPQSAPPPSAWESEETGVVAPAEIDHGTATGSGAEEDEVARQDEAPVERCGVSRDAQRLYVHPLAAAAASGVSLAFPPPADPITAALARQNQQQHRGESRSPLSSRTLQALYAACAEGRRSSFLAQLTADDVLAPPPLALTWYPSVPSGVTKFADRKRTVDGVTVATMHQHEKSMLDEEEHDAAEMTSTGVSPPSRRPRTEEFTVPVAELPSISPCSSVAASLCVCTPPLGADSVGCRTKRGDSATPSVHANAYRKRDRDERVYEYLSHGRRLR
- a CDS encoding hypothetical protein (TriTrypDB/GeneDB-style sysID: LpmP.21.0630); the encoded protein is MLLRVTGHTQEMLRLLHLAAGHAAVPVEKMEDTFERHFGFVETRGTSTGSERVASTTAAAWRTAVWRTLQLHCYFTQIVVESRSGGNAKNYVLSVVPLDWAAALRRVAAGIPYEGWTEKELIARLRSSWPILEKYAPMWSTGYSDVNSFAQLVYRHFSSIVTVTRSAVTDEVLYHRTGHNSVSVTWQASPDASAKPQALAGAPEASEACAAVQHALHTLGRGHQLPVWTDVDQVAPLLSVQSGLADGRPSTWQEAFAKDAELRGAFHLEGYVRVRAIENHQRFMAIVDCTSVSTAEVKALLRQHPVRGGGVSVKLLLRDDMAPESHEAYVRTCTDAAGSSTLVEGVLVDALLEPKHLLAALLETAATDMERNVGGAAVVQPVESTTVAANTDSEASEEGSASLPFSPSTAMRVMVLCGAASREAFAGVVEEARSSKVAITLLTPEALQQA
- a CDS encoding RNA helicase, putative (TriTrypDB/GeneDB-style sysID: LpmP.21.0640) produces the protein MSVYSWETAGGAHRSRNKVKRTGTVVFHVDECVDTTFDRLQREVIVEKLHFSEKKTEEALADPHHHANSVKTALMTASTAKVLRQKMKFDGLLPCQAQCYRGIFNGRDVILHSRTGSGKTLAYALPLIERHLLLEQHQQHADTSVAAGPFLVVFVFSNDLAMQTKSVLEKIYGRQTSLRIAVADFDDLHPSPDGKVVDILVGTVHSIDEAIRGHRVAAAATAVEEAEVQQEARLSGRKRPRSARQPQQVTAVAAGEDEDDDDGDAAASVSDEDETEAITGHGARREAGILSPARVRAIVVDEVDTTLGPRFSAVGRRMKNLLKFIRRENGSLADGLLSDFRAHHYVLCGATIPNWVLKAGFLGVKKYYYQLITVGSAKLPPQLECFHETCSVADRVRTAARLLKENVTFNGRVVVFGTLKQLTSLEASLHTATSVKACATEAKKAPLPSMKKHDKKGDRKSTSTVAAAVSSSQLSSSSSLVVRALTAQKDVPDRVAAIEDFNCGVAQVLLCTDVAARGLDFTEVDTVLMLNLPRDALASDTFVHRAGRTARVGRPGRCILLHDTSEAAVMDAIAKSTHVVFKALGPALIATAGVSADAQKGGNDKASNAANAGASGVALVSMKLVVRNSFRYTKPNVKVPPAMHVLNANVDEPLKALLKDIHEEGGSNGEVVVFRVPVSHVHEVKQRLWKYTLQEA